AGCAACAAAACAATTTCTATTTTTACTACTTACTTTATCTGCTTTTACAGCGTGTAAACAAGAAGTAAAAAAAGAAGATACAGAAACAAAAGAAGAAGCAACAACAGAAAATCTATTATTACAAAAATGGACAGGCGATTATGGTGGTGTTCCTGCTTTTGATAAGATGAAATTGGAAGACATTAAGCCTGCTATGATTAAGGGAATGGAAATGAATTTGGCTGATATTGAAAAAATAGCCAACAATCCAGAACCTGCTACTTTCGAAAATACGATTGAAGAAATGGAACGTGCAGGAAAAGAACTAGATAGAGCTTTCAATTATTATGGAATTTGGAGTAGTAACATGTCTTCACCAGAATTTAGAGCAATTGATGAAGAATTATCACCTAAGTTTTCAGAGTTTAGTTCTAAAATCTCTCAAAACGAAAAATTATTTCAACGCATCAAAACAGTTTACGATAATTCTCAAACTACTCCTTTAGAAGCAGACAAACAACGAGTTTTAGAGCTAACTTATAAAGGTTTTGAAATGAATGGAGCAGAACTTAGTCCAGAGAAAAAAGAAAGATATGCAGCTATTGACAAAGAACTTTCTACACTTTACACTAAGTTTTCGAATAATGTTTTGCACGATGAAGAAGGTTATATTACTTATATTGATGAAAATCAATTGGGAGGTTTATCAGAAGGTTTTATCAAATCGGCTGCAAAAATTGCTGCTGATAATGGACAAGAAGGAAAATATGCCATCACAAATACTCGCTCTTCAATGGATCCTTTCTTGACATATTCTACTGAAAGAGATTTGCGTGAAAAGGTTTGGAAAAATTATTATTCAAGAGGAGATAATGGTGATGACTACGACAACAATAAAATTATTGCAGAAATTTTAAAATTACGTAGAGAGCGTGTTGAGCTTTTGGGTTATAAAAACTTTGCAGAATGGCGTTTGCAAGACCGTATGGCAAAAACTCCTGAAAATGCAATGAATTTGATGGAAACAGTTTGGAAGGCATCTATTGCTAGAGTGGATGAAGAAGTAAAAGATATGCAAGCTGTAGCCAATAAAAACGGAGACAAAATTACTATTGAACCTTGGGATTATCGTTATTATGCTGAAAAAGTAAGACAAGATAAATATAATTTGGATTCAGACGAAGTAAAACAATATTTACAACTTGACAAACTTACTGAAGCAATGCACTATGTAGCAGGTCGTTTGTTTAATTTCAAATTTACGCCAGTTCCTGAAGGTTCTGTTCCTGTTTTTCATGAAGATGTGAAAGTTTGGGAAGTAACTGACAAAGACACAGGCGAGAATATCGGACTTTGGTATCTTGATCCGTATGCTAGACAAGGAAAGCGTTCGGGAGCATGGGCAACAAGTTATAGAAGTCATACAACCTTTGATGGAAATAAAAATGTTTTGGCTTCCAACAATTCAAATTTTGTAAAACCTGCACCAAATCAACCTCTTTTAGTTTCTTGGGATGATGCAACTACATTTTTTCATGAGTTTGGTCATGCACTTCATGCTCTTTCGTCAAATGTAAAATATCCAACTTTGAATGGTGGTGTTAGAGATTATACAGAATTTCAATCACAGCTTTTAGAGCGTTGGTTATCTACTGACGAAGTTATTAATAACTATTTGGTTCATAATAAAACTGGTCAGCCAATGCCAAAAGAGTTAGTTGCCAAAATCAAGAAAGCATCTACTTTCAATCAAGGTTTTTCTACAACTGAATATTTGGCTTCTGCTATCATGGATATGAAATTCCACCTTGCAGATCCAGAGAATATTGATGTAGATAAGTTTGAAAAAGAAACATTGGAAGAATTAGGAATGCCAAAACAATTAGTGATGCGCCACAGAACGCCACATTTTGGACACGTTTTTTCAGGAGAAGGCTATGCAACAGCATATTACGGCTATATGTGGGCTGATGTTTTGACGGCTGATGCTGCCGAAGCATTTGCAGAAGCTCCAGACGGTTTTTATGACAAAGAAATGGCTGATAAATTAGTAAAATATTTGTTTGCACCGAGAAATGCCATAGACCCAGCCGAAGCCTACAAGTCATTTAGAGGACGTGAAGCAAATATGGAAGCTCTGATGAGAGATAGAGGTTTTCCTGTGCCTAAATAGTAATTTATGTAGCTGACAGTTTCTAAACTGTCAGATGATTTAAGTAAAAACCACCATTGAAAACTATTTTTTTGTTTTTAGAGGTGGTTTTTTACTAAAAATGAAATTTTAGCAGTAAATTGATGTTTTCTAAAACTCCAAAACAGACTATGAAAAGAATTATTCAATTACTTGTTCGCTTTATTTTTTATAGAACTTATCGTAATATTGAAAAGACAATTACTTCAATGATTGATAATTCAGAAGGAATACTAGAAGATATTAAAGTAGATGAAACAGTAAAGTTTAAGAGAAAATGGGAATCACACCTTTTTAATATTTATGATAATCCACAAAAATGTCCTGTTTCTATAAAAGAAAAATTAGATAAATATACCTCTGGTCAGAATTGGGAATATGCTTGGGTAAAAGCTACCTTTGAACTGATTGGAGTGTCTCAAATAGAAAATCATGTTGATAAACTTAAAAGTATAATTGAGGAGTGTCATATCTGGTATTCTATAGAAGCAATGAAAGTATTAGTAAAGTATCCAGATTTTTTTGACGAGGTAGAGAATATTGAATTTATTGAAAAGGCTTTTGAAAAGAAAGGTAAGTTTGGTTCGTATGGACACATTTACATGAAATATCTTTCAGCTCTAAGAGATAAACCTCTAGTCATCTCATTACTTTCTAGATTAATTACTCGCAGTATAGTGAAAGATAATAACTGGGCTTATTTACGTAGTTTTTATCTTATCAAAGATTTGTATGAACAAAATAATCCATTAGTAAATAATTACTGTTATTATTTCCTTGATGTTGTTATTTCAGAAAAGCGAGTTAAGGAAGGGAAGTACTCTAAAAAGTTTGAATTTACAAAACCATTGAAAGCTCATTCTCTCAAAATGTATTTAGAAATAAAACCAAATGATGTTCTTGCTCTTGATATTTTAGAAAAATGGAAAGCAAGAGAAACAGATGAGAAAATTCTAGAAATTTTGAATTGATTTTTATTTGAACCTTTCCCACCAAAAAAACAGTTTCCTAACTACAATCATTTTCTATCAAAAAAAAATAAACTATCAATGAGTTGGAAAATTGTAGAACAAAAAATTGGAAAAGCAGGAAATCTCAAACAAAGACAAAAAAGACAGAGAGAATGGGATAAAAAATATGGTGATAATTGGCTGATAGGTTATGTAATTGATGGCGAGTTTGTTTCACAAGAAGATGCGCTAGAAAGTATTTATTATAAAAGCTACGAAC
This is a stretch of genomic DNA from Bernardetia sp. MNP-M8. It encodes these proteins:
- a CDS encoding M3 family metallopeptidase, with the protein product MIKQATKQFLFLLLTLSAFTACKQEVKKEDTETKEEATTENLLLQKWTGDYGGVPAFDKMKLEDIKPAMIKGMEMNLADIEKIANNPEPATFENTIEEMERAGKELDRAFNYYGIWSSNMSSPEFRAIDEELSPKFSEFSSKISQNEKLFQRIKTVYDNSQTTPLEADKQRVLELTYKGFEMNGAELSPEKKERYAAIDKELSTLYTKFSNNVLHDEEGYITYIDENQLGGLSEGFIKSAAKIAADNGQEGKYAITNTRSSMDPFLTYSTERDLREKVWKNYYSRGDNGDDYDNNKIIAEILKLRRERVELLGYKNFAEWRLQDRMAKTPENAMNLMETVWKASIARVDEEVKDMQAVANKNGDKITIEPWDYRYYAEKVRQDKYNLDSDEVKQYLQLDKLTEAMHYVAGRLFNFKFTPVPEGSVPVFHEDVKVWEVTDKDTGENIGLWYLDPYARQGKRSGAWATSYRSHTTFDGNKNVLASNNSNFVKPAPNQPLLVSWDDATTFFHEFGHALHALSSNVKYPTLNGGVRDYTEFQSQLLERWLSTDEVINNYLVHNKTGQPMPKELVAKIKKASTFNQGFSTTEYLASAIMDMKFHLADPENIDVDKFEKETLEELGMPKQLVMRHRTPHFGHVFSGEGYATAYYGYMWADVLTADAAEAFAEAPDGFYDKEMADKLVKYLFAPRNAIDPAEAYKSFRGREANMEALMRDRGFPVPK